TACATGATAAAATTGGGTGGCAAAATTATAAAATTTTTGCAACCCAAACAAGCTTTTTACCATTTTGAATTTTAAGCGGTTATTTGACCAAATCACAGTCCAGAAACTGAAAATAATTTGGGCGTGTCCCTCCGTAAAAACTACGGGTCAGACTGTACGTTCCCGCTTTTTATTACTTCTCACTTTAAAACATTTTATTGTAGACTTAGCTTTGCAATCCAATTGATAATGTAGCTTTGCAATCCATGCAAACGATTTTAAAAAAAATGACACATTTTCCCGTTACAACATCGACACTTTCAGCCAAAGCCTTAGGACAATTGGTTATAGAAAAATACAGTCTGAACAAAAACTGCACTTGCCAATTGTTTAGAACAGGAATTAATCATACATATTTCATTTCTGATAACGAAACAAAATATGTTTTGCGCATTTACTTCTATAACTGGCGCTCTAAATCCCAAATCCAGGAAGAGATTAATTTGCTTCACCTTCTAAAAGAAAACCACACTAGTATTTCTTTTCCTATTCCAGACAAAAAAGGCAATTTTATACAAGACATTAACGCGCCGGAAGGAATACGCCACGCTGTACTTTTTTCTTTTGCCGAAGGAGAAAAAATACGATTCATGGATGCTGCGACTTGTTTCAGCATTGGTTCGCTTATGGCAAAAATTCATACAATAACAGCTAACCAGAGTATTGACCGCATCAATTATAATCTGGAAACTTTGGTTCAATTACCGTATGAATATGCAAAGCAATATTTCCCGGAGACAATACCGGAAATGGAATTCATCAAAAAGCAAAGCAAGAAAATCAGTAAAACCTTTGAAAAAATTGACTCCAATAAGGTCACAAAAGGAATTGTTCATCTGGATATTTGGTATGACAATATGAACATTAAAGGCCAAAACGAACCCACCATTTTTGATTTTGATTTTTGCGGAAACGGCTTGTTGATTTTTGATGTTGCTTATTTTTGCAAACAGCTATTTCATATCGAAGTCAATAAAGACGAATACGAACTAAAAGTCCAAAGCTTTTTAAAGGGTTATCAAACCAAAAGAACACTATCCGAGGAAGAAATAAAAATGATTCCTGATGCTGCCGCAGCCATTTGGATTTTTTATCTCGGCATACAATCGCAACGGTTTGATTGGTCTAATATATTTTTGACTGAAAACTACCTAAAAATGTATATCGGAAGAATGAAATCTTGGATTGAATATAATGATTCGAAAGAAATTCTTGGCTCGCGCTAACTTTTGACAGCAATGCCAATGAGTTAAAGAATAATCTCCAAGCCCCACAAAGCATCCATTTAAGGAATTAAGGTTGTCATGAAATTTGTGCAAACATTGCCAGAGCTGCATTTCATGATAGAAAACACCACTAACTAAGTAGTTATACCTAAAATTTTGCGTCAAGGACCCAAGTTTTTACGCTGCCTTACGTAAAATTTTAGCTCAAGGACCTAAAATTTTACCCCACATGACGTAAAAATTTACGTTAACAACCTAAAATTTTACGTACCCATACGTAAACTTTTACGTCCTTGACGCAAAAACTTAGGTTGTACTACTTAAAATTTTAGGTTATTGCCAGCAATTGCGTTCCTTATGACTCTGAAACAAATGCTATTATACCAATTATAGTTTCAAATTTCGCAATCGTAACGCATTTGCAATCACAGAAACCGAACTAAAACTCATTGCCAAAGCCGCTATCATTGGCGAAAGCAAAACTCCAAAAACTGGATATAAAACTCCCGCAGCAATAGGAATTCCCAATACATTATAGAAAAAAGCAAAGAA
This region of Flavobacterium lacustre genomic DNA includes:
- a CDS encoding phosphotransferase, coding for MTHFPVTTSTLSAKALGQLVIEKYSLNKNCTCQLFRTGINHTYFISDNETKYVLRIYFYNWRSKSQIQEEINLLHLLKENHTSISFPIPDKKGNFIQDINAPEGIRHAVLFSFAEGEKIRFMDAATCFSIGSLMAKIHTITANQSIDRINYNLETLVQLPYEYAKQYFPETIPEMEFIKKQSKKISKTFEKIDSNKVTKGIVHLDIWYDNMNIKGQNEPTIFDFDFCGNGLLIFDVAYFCKQLFHIEVNKDEYELKVQSFLKGYQTKRTLSEEEIKMIPDAAAAIWIFYLGIQSQRFDWSNIFLTENYLKMYIGRMKSWIEYNDSKEILGSR